The following proteins come from a genomic window of Sorex araneus isolate mSorAra2 chromosome 1, mSorAra2.pri, whole genome shotgun sequence:
- the C1H9orf131 gene encoding uncharacterized protein C9orf131 homolog, producing MDRLFESLLGVEDTELLWEQLTHALVCRHCGSNCLQSPGNLATLFLFMVWQIRRWWHLGKWQQLQLWYSGDMFQGKGLSLLYQMAFLDHLWKQKSEEEDEEKEENEESLHLLKPCCLPKENPVGQQATTVPSQSSCGSEGLHKGTRTPEQVLMPPSRSFPTFQTLINLPVRYKTTSGSHLQQIKSQLFWGLPSLHSESLEAIFLSLGGSSPRKLSVSSSALFNKLISKSSSNLLLPQYCSLPQIPNPEGVEGTAPDPQHLSSPPSPPIPLLPLHLKLYPMDHKEVLYVTEQRRVPRVSEDQVLHSQLNLQSTTPSKLLPSSEEVTCDPSLQHIPDLLSASLFYPSSHLETLTRLKSPTKTKRQNEIPKVSNPPRLAPSSFTTSWPEFQGATSINGLFGSHVLWETTGQNDNHQMARPPILASCQPIAPMMKPQETSHLGIPPPIDETRWTSTRHEENSQPPESPLLAQCYYLDSLSELKNINPEGRLFASIESWGHRENPQFSESLLSASAPPNLQSGVQEDRPLKDSTRRKSQEACRENSTIPWASEPPVLDLNLRLSTNRPVCPPLGTETLLKGMQNQENVWVSANSVSPPSLLSAPTLDSLEKIPKNLSESKASQKTEGQRENVGTPESPTPSHNLPLAPVLEPPRINPVGGLPKPDTVWNNYERFRNSWACQPPPLAFSSPPVPLLESPPIRTMGIQFDSDRCGDTQSRNSCASEPLISCSPQSYAKPLGLSDFEPVSGDMEQKEICYVHMSQLHGLSPPYNSMSKFHVSESIGDKPNHKEFEEPAVVQEHWVPVPSSFSAPLSNAGANDLGFMGRNMQFKELPRSSSPPRVNSLQLVPGSPRPEVLRIETDQRGPPKRELLPGAKLEALPSQGEDGPEMPRLRRIQAWHWSRQMELRLQKLQRRPTSRSPDSSQLVSSPALASTLGSCGLPSWSPQQTHPLVLYPHSPCCQSLPSHSTGTPPVQVSPCLHSLTSLQAHVEGHGRAEKELQIGGEMRGKATAEVSPQWPVHKKAGKNCRDLGKLSNLEVPTISKRKDKASTQSLAQERENPKKTIARDHRGGDAKLGSPRITGKSHTTQASVCRHSQRYSHRHQFCQYTAFLQQLHSKAAGPQDQRGAGDILTPWHCKFCPQAHKEKQVVSTRQTAFSRCLQKVLAKFVGTHRPLHNKLRNSSTHT from the exons ATGGACAGGCTGTTTGAAAGCCTGCTTGGGGTTGAGGACACAGAGCTTCTTTGGGAGCAGCTGACCCATGCTCTCGTCTGTAGACACTGTGGCAGCAACTGCCTCCAGAGTCCAGGAAACCTGGCGACACTATTCTTGTTCATGGTATGGCAGATTCGGAGGTGGTGGCACCTTGGGAAGTGGCAACAGCTTCAGCTCTGGTACTCTGGGGACATGTTTCAAGGCAAG gGTCTATCACTTCTGTACCAGATGGCTTTTCTTGATCACTTGTGGAAACAAAAAtcagaagaggaagatgaggaaaaagaagaaaatgaggaatctTTGCATCTACTGAAGCCATGCTGTCTACCCAAAGAAAATCCTGTTGGACAGCAGGCCACCACAGTCCCATCCCAGTCATCTTGTGGTTCTGAAGGCCTCCACAAGGGCACAAGGACACCAGAGCAAGTACTAATGCCCCCAAGCAGATCCTTCCCCACCTTTCAGACCCTCATCAACCTACCTGTAAGGTACAAGACAACATCTGGCAGCCACCTACAGCAGATAAAAAGCCAGCTCTTCTGGGGTCTCCCCTCACTGCACAGTGAATCCTTGGAGGCCATCTTTCTAAGCTTGGGAGGCTCCTCTCCCAGGAAGTTGTCTGTTAGTTCTTCTGCTTTATTCAACAAGCTTATCTCCAAGTCTAGTTCCAACTTGCTGCTTCCACAGTACTGCTCCCTACCCCAGATTCCAAACCCTGAAGGTGTGGAAGGGACAGCTCCTGATCCTCAGCATCTTTCCTCACCACCTTCACCTCCTATCCCATTACTTCCCCTTCATCTTAAACTCTATCCCATGGACCACAAAGAAGTCCTATATGTCACTGAGCAGAGAAGGGTACCAAGGGTCTCTGAGGACCAAGTCTTGCACTCACAGCTTAACCTTCAAAGTACCACACCCTCCAAGCTCCTCCCTTCATCTGAGGAGGTTACATGTGATCCAAGTCTCCAACATATTCCAGATCTACTGTCTGCCTCTCTATTCTATCCTTCTAGTCATCTGGAAACCCTGACCAGGCTTAAGTCCCCAACGAAAACAAAGCGACAAAATGAGATACCCAAAGTCTCCAATCCACCAAGATTAGCTCCCAGCTCATTTACAACTTCCTGGCCAGAATTCCAGGGAGCTACTTCTATAAATGGTCTATTTGGATCTCATGTTCTCTGGGAAACCACAGGGCAAAATGACAATCATCAGATGGCTAGGCCTCCAATCCTGGCCTCTTGCCAACCCATAGCCCCCATGATGAAACCTCAAGAAACTAGTCACCTGGGAATTCCTCCTCCTATAGATGAGACTAGGTGGACAAGCACAAGACATGAAGAAAATTCTCAACCCCCAGAGTCCCCACTGCTAGCCCAATGTTATTACCTGGATTCTCTGTCAGAACTCAAGAACATCAACCCCGAAGGCAGACTTTTTGCATCTATAGAATCCTGGGGGCACAGAGAGAACCCTCAGTTTTCTGAGTCTCTACTGTCAGCCTCAGCTCCTCCAAACCTCCAGTCTGGAGTCCAGGAAGACAGGCCCCTGAAAGATTCAACTAGACGTAAATCCCAGGAAGCATGCAGAGAAAATTCAACAATCCCCTGGGCCTCTGAGCCCCCAGTCTTGGACCTCAACCTAAGGCTCTCTACAAACAGGCCTGTGTGTCCCCCTTTAGGAACTGAGACTCTATTAAAAGGCATGCAGAATCAAGAAAATGTATGGGTCTCTGCAAACTCAGTTTCACCTCCCAGCCTTCTCTCAGCCCCCACACTGGACTCCCTAGAAAAGATCCCTAAGAATCTGTCTGAGTCCAAAGCTTCACAGAAGAccgaggggcagagagagaacgTCGGGACCCCAGAGTCCCCAACACCTAGCCACAACCTCCCTCTAGCTCCTGTTCTGGAACCCCCCAGAATCAACCCTGTGGGAGGCCTCCCTAAACCAGATACTGTGTGGAATAACTATGAACGTTTTAGGAATTCCTGGGCTTGTCAGCCTCCACCTCTGGCTTTCAGTTCACCCCCAGTTCCTTTACTGGAGTCCCCACCAATTAGAACAATGGGGATTCAGTTTGATTCTGATAGATGTGGGGACACACAGAGTAGAAACTCTTGTGCCTCTGAGCCTCTTATTTCTTGTTCACCCCAATCATATGCCAAGCCCTTGGGACTATCAGATTTTGAGCCTGTTTCAGGAGACATGGAGCAGAAAGAAATCTGTTATGTACATATGTCCCAATTGCATGGCCTTAGTCCACCCTATAACTCTATGTCAAAGTTTCACGTAAGTGAGTCTATTGGAGATAAACCCAATCATAAGGAGTTTGAGGAGCCAGCAGTGGTACAGGAGCACTGGGTCCCAGTCCCCAGCTCATTTTCTGCTCCTTTATCAAATGCAGGTGCCAATGACCTTGGGTTTATGGGGAGGAACATGCAATTCAAAGAGCTTCCCCGGAGTTCCAGTCCTCCGAGAGTCAATTCCCTGCAGTTAGTACCAGGGTCTCCCAGACCTGAAGTTTTAAGAATTGAAACTGACCAGCGTGGCCCACCCAAGAGAGAACTACTCCCAGGAGCTAAGCTGGAGGCTTTACCCTCCCAGGGGGAGgatggtccagagatgcccagacTGCGTAGGATCCAAGCTTGGCACTGGAGTAGACAGATGGAACTAAGGCTGCAGAAACTACAGCGAAGACCTACTTCTAGATCCCCTGACTCAAGTCAACTTGTCAGCTCCCCTGCCCTGGCCTCAACTCTAGGATCCTGTGGACTTCCTTCCTGGTCCCCACAGCAGACTCATCCCCTTGTCCTATATCCTCACTCTCCATGTTGCCAATCCCTGCCAAGTCATAGTACAGGAACTCCGCCTGTCCAGGTTTCTCCATGTCTTCACTCTCTCACCTCTCTTCAAGCTCACGTGGAAGGGCATGGAAGAGCAGAAAAGGAACTTCAGATAGGGGGAGAAATGAGAGGAAAGGCAACAGCGGAGGTGTCACCTCAGTGGCCAGTTCACAAGAAGGCTGGAAAGAACTGCCGGGATTTGGGAAAGCTCTCAAACCTTGAGGTGCCAACAATaagcaagagaaaagacaaagCTTCAACACAATCTCTAgcccaagagagagagaaccccaagAAAACCATAGCAAGAGATCACAGGGGAGGAGATGCAAAATTAGGGTCACCCAGAATTACAGGGAAGAGCCACACAACCCAGGCTTCTGTCTGCAGACATTCTCAAAGATATTCGCACAGACACCAGTTCTGTCAATACACTGCTTTCCTCCAGCAGCTTCACTCCAAGGCTGCAGGTCCCCAAGATCAGCGAGGGGCTGGTGACATCCTGACCCCTTGGCATTGTAAGTTCTGCCCTCAGGCCCACAAGGAAAAGCAAGTGGTCTCCACACGTCAGACTGCCTTTAGCAGGTGTCTTCAAAAGGTGTTAGCCAAGTTTGTGGGTACCCATAGACCGCTGCACAACAAACTCAGGAATAGTAGTACTCACACGTAA